In Streptomyces sp. DG2A-72, one genomic interval encodes:
- a CDS encoding 2'-5' RNA ligase family protein: MDRYLRGARLWPDGWTKLRVDFVPRLPEIKPVTDNYRPVLARFGFVSPVKDEWLHETLAVVDDRPASEVTGPELALFEGRLRERLGAVPPFTVTVGTAVAGRCGVLLDIAPEDEFQELRHQARDAVVEVFGEDADDYEDERPRISLAYGTALGDSRLLQSRLRSASGRRATLTVDGARLVEAVQDRKQHEIRWQELAFVPLGGAG, encoded by the coding sequence ATGGACCGGTATCTCAGGGGGGCGAGGCTCTGGCCCGACGGGTGGACCAAGCTCAGGGTGGACTTCGTCCCGCGGCTCCCCGAGATCAAACCGGTGACCGACAACTATCGCCCGGTCCTCGCCCGGTTCGGGTTCGTCTCGCCGGTCAAGGACGAGTGGCTGCACGAGACGCTGGCCGTCGTCGACGACCGGCCCGCGAGCGAGGTGACCGGACCGGAACTCGCCCTGTTCGAAGGCCGGTTGCGGGAACGGCTCGGCGCGGTGCCCCCCTTCACGGTGACGGTGGGCACGGCGGTGGCCGGCCGGTGCGGTGTCCTGCTCGACATCGCTCCCGAGGACGAGTTCCAGGAGCTGCGGCACCAGGCCAGGGACGCCGTCGTGGAGGTGTTCGGCGAGGATGCCGACGACTACGAGGACGAACGCCCGAGGATCTCGCTCGCCTACGGCACCGCACTCGGCGACTCGCGGCTCCTGCAGAGCAGGCTGCGCAGCGCCTCGGGCCGGCGGGCCACGCTGACCGTGGACGGCGCACGGCTCGTGGAGGCTGTCCAGGACCGCAAGCAGCACGAGATCCGCTGGCAGGAGCTGGCGTTCGTGCCGCTGGGCGGTGCGGGGTGA
- a CDS encoding glycoside hydrolase family 65 protein has product MTAATSWTWEYDGYEAADERLRESLCTLGNGYFATRGAFPECTADEVHYPGTYVAGCYNRLTSDVAGRRVENEDMVNLPNWLSLRFRRPGGRWLAPDTATVLDHRQVLHLDSGLLERLTRYTLAEGKTLFVRQQRFVDMADPHLAVLRTEFTAEGFAGALDVEAALDGGVTNSGVTRYRDLDGHHLTHVHTGSSAPDRVWLRCRTRTSDIRIGMAARLTADVPVTERLEVSRAVQRIRLDLIPGRTATVDKTVALHTSRDPAISDPLDAAVDRVDAASGFDDLLKTHRTAWDQLWRRAEIDVPGAAGRILRLHLFHVLQTLSPHTADLDVGVPARGLHGEAYRGHVFWDELFVLPYLNLHFPEVSRALLGYRHRRMDQARAAARATGRRGALYPWQSGSNGREETQELHLNPRSGRWLPDHSRLQHHVGSAIAYNVWQYCEASGDAEFLHTKGAEMLLQIARYWADSAVYDEGLGRYRIRGVVGPDEYHDAYPDAKRPGLDDNAYTNVTAAWVLTRTLEVLRALPEPRRRELLERTGLDGGEREQWEEVSRTLHVPFHRGVISQFEGYGDLAELDWDGYRKRYGDIRRLDRILEAEGDTVNRYQASKQADVLMLGYLFSPAELQGIFSRLGHRLDQDTWRRTVDYYLRRTSHGSTLSGLVHGWVLARARRAEAWMFCQEALRGDIADLQGGTTGEGIHLGAMAGTLDLVQRGLTGLETRGGALCLDPVPLPELSSYGFAIHYQGHWGIRLRLEHERLEITVPPSDRDPIDVRLPDRTVSVQPGEMRRLVLPG; this is encoded by the coding sequence GTGACGGCAGCGACGTCCTGGACCTGGGAGTACGACGGCTACGAAGCAGCGGACGAACGGCTCAGGGAGTCGCTGTGCACGCTGGGCAACGGATACTTCGCCACCCGTGGCGCGTTCCCGGAGTGCACGGCCGACGAGGTGCACTACCCGGGCACGTATGTGGCCGGCTGCTACAACCGGCTCACCTCGGACGTCGCGGGGCGCCGCGTCGAGAACGAGGACATGGTCAACCTGCCGAACTGGCTGTCGCTGCGCTTCCGCCGCCCCGGCGGGCGGTGGCTCGCACCCGACACGGCGACGGTCCTCGACCACCGACAGGTGCTGCACCTCGACTCGGGGCTGCTGGAGCGGCTGACGCGGTACACGCTGGCGGAGGGCAAGACCCTGTTCGTACGGCAGCAGCGGTTCGTGGACATGGCCGACCCCCATCTGGCGGTCCTGCGCACCGAGTTCACCGCCGAAGGCTTCGCCGGTGCCCTCGACGTCGAGGCGGCGCTCGACGGGGGCGTCACCAACTCCGGGGTCACGCGCTACCGCGATCTGGACGGCCACCATCTGACCCATGTGCACACCGGGAGTTCCGCACCCGACAGGGTCTGGCTGCGCTGCCGGACCCGTACCTCGGACATCCGGATCGGCATGGCGGCCCGCCTGACCGCCGACGTCCCGGTGACCGAGCGGCTGGAGGTCTCCCGAGCCGTCCAGCGGATCCGCCTCGACCTGATTCCCGGCCGTACCGCCACCGTGGACAAGACGGTCGCCCTGCACACCTCCCGCGACCCCGCGATCAGCGATCCGCTGGACGCCGCTGTCGACCGGGTGGACGCGGCCTCCGGCTTCGACGACCTGCTGAAGACCCACCGCACGGCCTGGGACCAGCTGTGGCGGCGGGCCGAGATCGACGTCCCCGGGGCCGCGGGCCGCATTCTCCGGCTGCACCTCTTCCACGTCCTGCAGACCCTCTCGCCGCACACCGCCGACCTGGACGTGGGCGTGCCCGCCCGGGGACTGCACGGTGAGGCGTACCGGGGGCACGTCTTCTGGGACGAGCTGTTCGTGCTGCCGTATCTGAACCTGCACTTCCCGGAGGTGTCCCGGGCCCTGCTCGGCTACCGCCACCGGCGCATGGACCAGGCCCGTGCCGCCGCCCGCGCGACCGGGCGGCGCGGTGCGCTCTATCCGTGGCAGAGCGGCAGCAACGGGCGGGAGGAGACCCAGGAACTGCACCTCAACCCGCGCTCGGGGCGCTGGCTGCCGGACCACTCCCGCCTTCAGCACCACGTCGGCTCGGCGATCGCGTACAACGTGTGGCAGTACTGCGAGGCGAGCGGCGACGCCGAGTTCCTGCACACCAAGGGCGCCGAGATGCTGCTGCAGATCGCCCGCTACTGGGCGGACTCGGCCGTGTACGACGAGGGCCTGGGCCGGTATCGCATCCGGGGCGTGGTCGGGCCCGACGAGTACCACGACGCCTACCCCGACGCGAAGCGGCCCGGCCTCGACGACAACGCGTACACCAACGTCACCGCCGCATGGGTGCTCACCCGCACCCTGGAGGTGCTGCGTGCCCTGCCCGAACCCCGCCGCCGTGAACTCCTCGAACGCACCGGCCTGGACGGCGGCGAGAGGGAGCAGTGGGAGGAGGTGTCGCGCACCCTCCATGTGCCCTTCCACCGGGGTGTCATCAGCCAGTTCGAGGGCTACGGCGACCTCGCCGAACTCGACTGGGACGGCTACCGCAAGCGCTACGGCGACATCCGGCGCCTGGACCGGATCCTGGAGGCGGAGGGCGACACCGTCAACCGCTACCAGGCGTCCAAGCAGGCCGATGTGCTGATGCTCGGGTACCTCTTCTCACCGGCCGAACTCCAAGGAATCTTCAGCCGGTTGGGCCACCGGCTGGACCAGGACACCTGGCGGCGCACGGTCGACTACTACCTGCGGCGCACCAGCCACGGGTCGACCCTCAGCGGCCTGGTCCACGGCTGGGTGCTGGCCCGGGCCCGGCGCGCGGAGGCCTGGATGTTCTGCCAGGAGGCGCTGCGCGGCGACATCGCCGACCTGCAGGGCGGCACCACCGGCGAGGGCATCCACCTCGGCGCCATGGCCGGCACCCTCGACCTCGTCCAGCGCGGACTGACCGGACTGGAGACCCGTGGCGGGGCGCTGTGCCTCGACCCGGTGCCGCTGCCGGAGCTGTCCTCGTACGGCTTCGCCATCCACTACCAGGGCCACTGGGGCATCCGGCTACGGCTGGAACACGAGCGGCTGGAGATCACGGTGCCCCCGTCCGACCGCGACCCGATCGACGTCCGCCTGCCGGACCGCACGGTGTCCGTCCAGCCGGGCGAGATGCGTCGGCTGGTGCTGCCGGGGTGA
- a CDS encoding HAD family phosphatase: protein MTDPTHPALAPALRDVRAVVFDTDGVITDSARVHAAAWRTAFDAYLRQHPPEDPDQRRPFDPRDDYLRHVDGKSRLDGAAAFLASRGLDTSDGTVQAVAADKERLFTERLRTHGVDAYPGTVRLVRALREAGVPVAAASASRHAGELLTRAGVRDLFDALVDGGEAARLGLAGKPEPDLFLEAARRLGVPAGHTAVVEDALAGVEAGRRGAFALVVGVDRAAGADTGARLLRHGADIVVRDLAELLVEGAPR from the coding sequence ATGACCGACCCGACCCACCCCGCGCTCGCACCCGCACTGCGGGACGTGCGGGCCGTCGTCTTCGACACGGACGGAGTGATCACCGACTCGGCCCGGGTGCACGCCGCCGCCTGGCGGACCGCCTTCGACGCCTACCTGCGTCAGCACCCGCCCGAGGACCCGGACCAGCGGCGCCCCTTCGATCCCCGGGACGACTACCTGCGGCACGTGGACGGCAAGTCCCGACTCGACGGTGCCGCCGCCTTCCTCGCCTCCCGCGGGCTCGACACATCCGACGGGACCGTACAGGCCGTCGCCGCGGACAAGGAGCGCCTCTTCACCGAGCGGCTGCGCACCCACGGTGTCGACGCCTACCCCGGGACGGTCCGGCTGGTGCGTGCCCTGCGCGAGGCCGGGGTACCCGTGGCGGCGGCCTCGGCGTCCCGGCACGCGGGTGAACTGCTCACCCGGGCCGGAGTCCGGGACCTCTTCGACGCCCTGGTGGACGGCGGTGAGGCGGCCCGGCTGGGGCTCGCCGGCAAACCCGAGCCCGACCTCTTCCTGGAGGCGGCCCGCCGGCTCGGCGTCCCCGCCGGGCACACCGCTGTCGTGGAGGACGCGCTGGCCGGGGTGGAAGCGGGGCGTCGGGGTGCGTTCGCACTCGTCGTCGGCGTGGACCGGGCCGCCGGTGCGGACACCGGCGCGAGACTGCTGCGGCACGGCGCCGACATCGTCGTACGAGATCTGGCAGAACTGCTCGTGGAAGGAGCACCGCGGTGA
- a CDS encoding archease yields the protein MGDDITARRRGTSGHRLVPHTADVRVEAWGESRERCLVEAVTGMVEGFADVSGTRATGVARLRLAEGSPEDLLTTLLDEVVFRLEVHGQVPVDVEAEAYDEGLDVRMAVADLGVVEVIGAAPKGIAWENLRIEPGPYGWSCAVTIDV from the coding sequence ATGGGCGACGACATCACGGCGCGCAGGCGCGGGACGAGCGGGCACCGGCTGGTGCCGCACACGGCTGACGTGCGCGTCGAGGCCTGGGGGGAGAGCCGCGAGCGCTGTCTGGTGGAGGCCGTCACGGGCATGGTGGAGGGCTTCGCGGACGTCTCCGGGACCCGGGCGACCGGCGTGGCCCGGCTGCGGCTGGCCGAAGGCAGCCCCGAGGATCTGCTGACCACGCTGCTCGACGAGGTCGTCTTCCGGCTGGAGGTGCACGGGCAGGTGCCGGTCGATGTGGAGGCGGAGGCGTACGACGAAGGGCTCGACGTGCGGATGGCGGTCGCCGACCTCGGCGTGGTGGAGGTCATCGGCGCCGCACCGAAGGGCATCGCGTGGGAGAACCTGCGCATCGAGCCCGGTCCGTACGGCTGGTCCTGCGCGGTGACCATCGACGTGTGA
- a CDS encoding RtcB family protein, translating to MDLVEERPCRFRIEPYDGMRVPGVVFASRDLLRDAEQSLEQVVNVATLPGIVGASYAMPDIHWGYGFPIGGVAATAVDEGGVVSPGGVGFDISCGVRLLSADCNGRELRRALPAVMDGLDRRIPRGAGPGGVWRLGGQAELERILRGGSRYAVEQGHGEQRDLTRCEDGGAVADADATQVSERARERGLGQVGSLGSANHFLEIQEIAEVYDEPVAAAFGLARGQVCVMIHCGSRGLGHQICTDHVRAMDRAMTRYGITVPDRQLACTPVDSPEGQAYLGAMAAAANYGRANRQLLSDAARGVFRRVTGAQLSLVYDVSHNLAKMETHEVDGARRLLCVHRKGATRAFPPGHPELPKELREFGQPVLIPGTMGTASYVLAGVPGGDAFHSTCHGAGRTLSRHRAARTVTGRELRARLESAGIAVRPKSMRGLAEETPEAYKDVSAVVAASETAGLCRTVAKLVPLGVVKG from the coding sequence ATGGACCTGGTCGAGGAGCGCCCCTGCCGCTTCCGCATCGAGCCGTACGACGGGATGCGCGTGCCCGGCGTCGTGTTCGCCTCCCGAGACCTGCTGAGGGACGCCGAGCAGTCGCTGGAGCAGGTCGTCAACGTGGCCACGCTGCCCGGCATCGTCGGCGCCTCGTACGCCATGCCGGACATCCACTGGGGCTACGGCTTCCCCATCGGCGGCGTCGCCGCGACCGCCGTGGACGAGGGCGGCGTGGTCTCGCCCGGCGGGGTCGGCTTCGACATCTCCTGCGGGGTGCGGCTGCTGTCGGCCGACTGCAACGGGCGGGAGCTGCGCAGGGCGCTGCCCGCGGTCATGGACGGCCTGGACCGGCGGATACCGCGCGGCGCCGGGCCCGGCGGGGTGTGGCGGCTCGGCGGGCAGGCGGAGCTGGAGCGGATCCTGCGGGGCGGCTCCCGGTACGCCGTCGAGCAGGGCCACGGCGAGCAGCGCGACCTCACCCGCTGCGAGGACGGCGGGGCGGTCGCCGACGCCGACGCGACGCAGGTCAGCGAGCGGGCCCGGGAACGGGGCCTCGGCCAGGTCGGCAGCCTCGGCTCCGCGAACCACTTCCTGGAGATCCAGGAGATCGCCGAGGTGTACGACGAACCGGTCGCCGCTGCCTTCGGCCTCGCCCGCGGCCAGGTGTGCGTGATGATCCACTGCGGTTCACGCGGCCTCGGCCACCAGATCTGCACCGACCACGTCCGGGCGATGGACCGGGCCATGACCCGCTACGGCATCACCGTCCCCGACCGTCAGCTGGCCTGCACCCCGGTCGACTCGCCCGAGGGCCAGGCCTACCTGGGCGCGATGGCCGCCGCCGCCAACTACGGCCGCGCCAACCGCCAGTTGCTGTCCGACGCGGCCCGCGGGGTCTTCCGCCGCGTCACCGGCGCACAGCTGTCGCTGGTGTACGACGTGTCCCACAACCTCGCCAAGATGGAGACGCACGAGGTGGACGGCGCCCGGCGCCTGCTGTGCGTGCACCGCAAGGGCGCCACCCGCGCCTTCCCGCCCGGCCACCCCGAACTGCCCAAGGAGCTACGGGAGTTCGGCCAGCCGGTGCTCATCCCCGGCACCATGGGCACGGCGTCCTACGTGCTGGCCGGGGTGCCCGGCGGCGACGCCTTCCACTCCACCTGCCACGGCGCGGGCCGCACCCTCAGCCGGCACCGGGCCGCCCGCACCGTGACGGGCAGGGAACTGCGCGCCCGGCTGGAGTCGGCCGGTATCGCCGTCCGGCCGAAGTCGATGCGCGGGCTGGCCGAGGAGACCCCGGAGGCCTACAAGGACGTCAGCGCGGTGGTCGCCGCGAGCGAGACGGCTGGGCTGTGCCGGACCGTGGCCAAGCTCGTGCCGCTGGGCGTGGTGAAGGGATGA
- a CDS encoding universal stress protein — protein MTEATGTVLVGVDDTPQAWLAADWATREAALRGAALQVVHAVTDADERVRGAAADLLQDARTRITTAHPGLRIDTVLGHQEPAGAVLTAAEDTDAGLIALGTRGRRGFAGLLLGFVSVADELTSSVIRGMPGFRGSGRGAWQGVDACHWAAGRALVEHGAHRVRYLPPVAPPAAAIRKLGYPPRRTLSARRGPGRGGNPASLSWARGGFSVRPDHSGLSTPPTLLTGNQDPHAISGTAKHPRVTEAERWTWSRSAPAASASSRTTGCACPASCSPPETC, from the coding sequence GTGACGGAAGCGACCGGCACCGTCCTGGTCGGCGTCGACGACACCCCGCAGGCCTGGCTCGCCGCGGACTGGGCGACCCGGGAGGCGGCGCTGCGCGGAGCGGCACTCCAGGTCGTGCACGCGGTGACAGACGCCGACGAGCGGGTCCGCGGTGCGGCCGCCGATCTGCTGCAGGACGCCCGGACCCGGATCACGACCGCCCACCCCGGGCTGCGGATCGACACCGTCCTCGGGCACCAGGAGCCCGCTGGGGCGGTCCTGACCGCGGCCGAGGACACCGACGCCGGCCTGATCGCGCTCGGCACCCGGGGACGGCGCGGCTTCGCCGGACTGCTGCTGGGATTCGTGAGCGTCGCAGATGAGCTGACGTCCTCGGTGATCCGGGGCATGCCCGGATTCCGGGGGAGCGGCCGTGGTGCGTGGCAGGGTGTGGACGCCTGTCACTGGGCTGCGGGCCGTGCGCTGGTTGAGCACGGTGCTCATCGTGTGCGGTACCTGCCGCCTGTGGCCCCGCCGGCTGCGGCGATTCGGAAGCTGGGGTATCCGCCCCGCCGGACGCTTTCCGCCCGGCGTGGACCCGGGCGGGGCGGGAACCCCGCGTCGCTTTCCTGGGCACGGGGCGGATTCTCGGTGAGACCAGACCACTCCGGTCTCTCGACGCCGCCCACGCTACTTACCGGCAATCAGGATCCCCATGCCATTTCAGGCACTGCGAAACACCCTCGCGTCACGGAGGCGGAGCGATGGACCTGGTCGAGGAGCGCCCCTGCCGCTTCCGCATCGAGCCGTACGACGGGATGCGCGTGCCCGGCGTCGTGTTCGCCTCCCGAGACCTGCTGA
- a CDS encoding phosphoribosyltransferase, giving the protein MQFRDRKQAGRELAERLRTLQEKGALPHAVVLALPRGGVAVAREVAHALDAPLDVLVVRKIGAPFQEELGVGAIAGDDPPLFDERALDRLGLSEAALAETVDREREEVRRRERRYRRGRPPVDLRGRTVIVVDDGLATGATARAALRRVRREAPEQVVLAVPVCSPEAVELLRDEADEVICLHRPEQFMAVGLWYENFDQLTDDEVLDALHGSHTLPG; this is encoded by the coding sequence ATGCAGTTCCGTGACCGCAAGCAGGCCGGGCGGGAACTGGCCGAGCGGCTGCGCACCCTGCAGGAGAAAGGGGCTCTCCCGCACGCTGTCGTACTCGCGCTGCCCCGCGGTGGCGTCGCGGTCGCGCGCGAGGTCGCACACGCGCTGGACGCCCCGCTTGACGTCCTCGTGGTCCGCAAGATCGGGGCGCCGTTCCAGGAGGAGCTGGGCGTCGGCGCGATCGCCGGCGACGACCCGCCGCTCTTCGACGAACGGGCCCTCGACCGGCTGGGCCTGAGCGAGGCCGCCCTCGCCGAGACCGTCGACCGGGAGCGGGAGGAGGTACGGCGTCGCGAACGGCGCTACCGGCGCGGCCGTCCCCCGGTGGACCTGCGGGGCCGCACCGTGATCGTCGTCGACGACGGCCTGGCCACCGGCGCGACCGCGCGCGCCGCACTGCGCCGGGTCCGCCGTGAGGCGCCCGAACAGGTCGTCCTGGCCGTTCCGGTCTGCTCACCGGAGGCGGTCGAGCTGCTGCGCGACGAGGCCGACGAGGTGATCTGCCTGCACCGGCCGGAGCAGTTCATGGCCGTCGGCCTCTGGTACGAGAACTTCGACCAGCTCACCGACGACGAGGTCCTCGACGCGCTGCACGGCTCCCACACCCTGCCCGGCTGA
- a CDS encoding dienelactone hydrolase family protein — protein sequence MISQTVLVPADGVELPGDFDVPAPAHGVVLFAHGSGSSRHSPRNRQVAAELRTAALGTLLMDLLTEAEDRQDALTAEHRFDIPLLGRRLVAAIDWLDAEPEVQGLPVVLFGASTGAAAALMAAADRPDRVLTVVSRGGRPDLASNALDLVRAPVLLVVGGHDEQVLRLNEDAARRLRAPCTLRVVPGATHLFEEPGALEQVAGLAREWCVERLGARQR from the coding sequence ATGATCTCGCAGACCGTTCTGGTGCCCGCCGACGGCGTCGAGCTCCCCGGCGACTTCGACGTCCCGGCGCCCGCCCACGGCGTCGTCCTGTTCGCGCACGGCAGCGGCAGCTCCCGCCACAGCCCGCGCAACCGGCAGGTCGCCGCCGAGCTCCGCACCGCCGCCCTGGGCACGCTGCTGATGGACCTGCTGACCGAGGCGGAGGACCGGCAGGACGCGCTGACCGCCGAGCACCGCTTCGACATTCCGCTGCTCGGGCGCCGTCTGGTCGCAGCGATCGACTGGCTCGACGCGGAACCCGAGGTCCAGGGACTGCCCGTCGTCCTGTTCGGGGCCAGCACCGGTGCGGCTGCCGCCCTGATGGCCGCGGCGGACCGGCCGGACCGGGTCCTGACCGTGGTCTCGCGCGGCGGACGGCCCGACCTGGCGAGCAACGCGCTGGACCTCGTACGCGCACCCGTGCTGCTCGTCGTCGGCGGGCACGACGAGCAGGTGCTGCGGCTCAACGAGGACGCCGCCCGGCGTCTGCGGGCCCCCTGCACGCTGCGTGTCGTGCCGGGCGCCACCCACCTGTTCGAGGAGCCGGGCGCGCTGGAGCAGGTCGCCGGCCTGGCCCGGGAGTGGTGTGTGGAACGCCTGGGCGCGCGGCAGCGGTGA
- a CDS encoding YbhB/YbcL family Raf kinase inhibitor-like protein, with amino-acid sequence MTGIELKSSAFTDHAPVPRRYALEGENVSPPLAWSGVPDDAAELVLMCEDPDAPSGNFVHWIVVGVDPHSDGVSEGQSPPGGTELVNGYGRPGWGGPHPPPGDESHHYVFHLYALAEPCVLPDAPRADDVRQAVERQELADGTLIGLYRR; translated from the coding sequence ATGACCGGCATCGAACTCAAGAGCAGCGCATTCACCGACCACGCCCCCGTCCCCCGCCGGTACGCGCTGGAGGGGGAGAACGTCTCCCCGCCCCTGGCCTGGTCCGGCGTGCCGGACGACGCGGCCGAGCTGGTCCTGATGTGCGAGGACCCCGACGCCCCGTCGGGGAACTTCGTGCACTGGATCGTCGTGGGCGTCGATCCCCACAGCGACGGCGTGAGCGAGGGGCAGAGCCCGCCCGGCGGCACCGAACTCGTCAACGGCTACGGCCGTCCCGGCTGGGGCGGACCCCACCCGCCGCCCGGGGACGAGTCGCACCACTACGTCTTCCACCTCTACGCCCTCGCCGAGCCCTGCGTGCTCCCGGACGCCCCGCGCGCCGACGACGTACGGCAGGCCGTGGAGAGACAGGAACTCGCCGACGGCACCCTCATCGGGCTGTACCGCCGCTGA
- a CDS encoding alpha/beta hydrolase translates to MRRTLSLGLAATAVTVATAMPGRPVAATPDTVRWGPCSEKAALPPLDCSTLEVPLDYRDPDGRQIEIAISRLASKDPSKRRGVLLTNPGGPGITGLGYPAVLAGSGLPQEVLDSYDLIGLDPRGVGRSAPVTCDLTPEQQARGNVPPYAHTAADVAREAGNARTVAEQCATSRTAWMLPHTTTANIARDMDRIRAALGEPKLSYLGASYGSYLGAVYTTLFPKRSDRVVLDSNLGPGGYDVTAMRLLARGLEDRFPDFAAFAAAHPEYGLGTTPQQVRAKFFDLAKRLEAKPVQGFDGTSFRGITFDRLYSDADMPLLAKTWQALDTDQPPPPIPPFPNIENLMSARFLVICGDTRWPETVREYQRNVTVDRLKYPMLGGSTAGIGPCAFWPDERVEPPVRIGDRGPSNVLMVQNERDPGTPLVGAQELRRAFGKRATMVTADQGGHGVHPFGPNTCANSTVTAFLTTGQRPSQDLACAAEPHVGTARGALSGGTAR, encoded by the coding sequence ATGCGCCGAACCTTGTCCCTCGGCCTCGCCGCCACCGCGGTGACTGTGGCGACCGCGATGCCGGGAAGGCCGGTGGCGGCGACGCCGGACACCGTGCGGTGGGGTCCGTGCTCGGAGAAGGCCGCCTTGCCCCCTCTGGATTGCTCGACGCTCGAAGTCCCGCTGGACTACCGGGATCCGGACGGCCGGCAGATAGAGATCGCGATCTCCCGGCTGGCGAGCAAGGACCCCTCGAAGCGCCGCGGCGTGCTGCTGACCAATCCGGGCGGCCCCGGCATCACGGGACTCGGCTACCCGGCCGTTCTCGCCGGCTCAGGGCTGCCGCAGGAGGTACTGGACTCCTACGACCTGATCGGCCTCGACCCGCGTGGCGTCGGCCGCAGCGCGCCGGTGACCTGCGATCTGACGCCGGAGCAGCAGGCACGCGGCAACGTCCCGCCGTACGCGCACACCGCGGCCGATGTCGCGCGGGAGGCGGGGAACGCGCGCACTGTGGCCGAGCAGTGCGCCACCTCACGGACGGCGTGGATGCTGCCGCACACCACCACCGCGAACATCGCGCGCGACATGGACCGGATCCGGGCGGCGCTGGGCGAGCCGAAGCTCTCGTACCTCGGGGCCTCCTACGGCAGTTACCTCGGTGCGGTGTACACGACGCTGTTCCCGAAGCGCAGCGACCGGGTCGTGCTCGACAGCAACCTGGGCCCCGGCGGTTACGACGTCACGGCCATGCGGTTGCTCGCCCGTGGACTGGAGGACCGGTTCCCGGACTTCGCGGCGTTCGCGGCCGCGCACCCCGAGTACGGTCTGGGCACCACACCGCAACAGGTGAGGGCGAAGTTCTTCGATCTCGCCAAGCGGCTGGAAGCGAAACCGGTCCAGGGCTTCGATGGGACGTCGTTCCGAGGGATCACGTTCGACCGCCTCTACAGCGATGCGGACATGCCCCTGCTGGCCAAGACCTGGCAGGCGCTCGACACGGACCAGCCACCGCCGCCCATCCCGCCGTTTCCGAACATAGAGAACCTCATGTCCGCCCGCTTTTTGGTGATCTGCGGCGATACGCGCTGGCCGGAGACGGTCCGGGAATATCAGCGCAACGTCACGGTCGACCGGCTGAAATACCCGATGCTGGGCGGGTCCACGGCCGGCATCGGACCGTGCGCGTTCTGGCCGGACGAGCGGGTCGAGCCGCCGGTACGCATCGGTGACCGGGGCCCGTCGAACGTGCTCATGGTGCAGAACGAGCGCGACCCGGGGACCCCGCTGGTCGGTGCCCAGGAGCTGCGGCGGGCGTTCGGGAAGCGGGCCACGATGGTGACGGCCGACCAGGGCGGGCACGGTGTCCACCCGTTCGGCCCCAACACGTGCGCGAACAGCACGGTGACGGCGTTCCTGACCACCGGGCAGCGCCCGTCGCAGGACCTCGCCTGCGCGGCGGAGCCGCATGTCGGCACAGCCCGCGGAGCGCTCAGCGGCGGTACAGCCCGATGA